The sequence CCCCAGACTCTCAGTTTCGATCATATCACCTAGTTCACTTATCACTGCTCGTCAGTAACACAGGCAGGCCCTGATACTATTCCATATAAGGTGTCTGTAGAAAGACAAGctgaaatcaaaaggaaaaaaaactatacCAGTTATTCTGTTTACTAAGCCTCAGTAATAATGTAATTTCTTACTACatcaaacaaaacacacagtaCTGAAGTTAAAGTACaatccaaagcaaaaaaagtaaaacacaaaAGATGTAATAGTTACTGAAGtactagaaaaatatatacatttataatgAATGAGTTCTAAAAAACATACCTAAGTCTTTGTCTTAGGTGAAAGCATGTACCTGTTAACAAGCACAATATATTGCTACCACTACACCACCTTTAATTCCttttagaaagtgaaaaatgtataCAAGAGTTTGTACTACAAAGAACAAACCGAACGAACTCTGCCCTTggaatttaatatatttttaatcatgtAATTGATTATTGAAGCCTGGCACGTtcaatgaataaatatttgtattttgtcaTACTCCCTGGGAAAGAAAAACGTTTTCTTAAGAATAGTTGACTAACAGAAGGAATTAGAATGATTATATGGTAAAGAACTCTATGTTGTGTCCCAGCCTACAAACAGTGGTCTGATATAGAACACATGGTATTTCCCTAAACTGCAGTTCAATTTCAATCTAACATTCTGCAAGCTAATTTACTACTCCATACAATAGCTAGCAAATAGCTACAGTATGAACTGCTGAAAAGGCTAAGAACTGAAGTCTAACATATATAGATGTAGTTATAGAAACATTAAATGCAAATGCCCTTGCAATATATTTTATAGGTATATATTCAGAAAAagttcaaaacatttaaatggaaaaaacctGAAACAGATCAGTTTACTATTACATCACTACAGTGGTGTCTAGAAACTTATCATTGACCAAAGGTCTGTTCCCCCTGATGCTCAAATATATTGGAAATAATCTGTGATTTTAAGCTTTGACAAGTGAATCTAAGCAATGCAAAGAAATACAGTGGAGACAAAACTGATTATCTTTCAAATAAAGTCATGCTTATCTTTGTTGTATGAGGTTTagggaaaagaaagttttgTCTTCTTAGAAGTAAGGAACAGCATAGAAGAAAACCAAGTTGAACAGAACACTTTAACGACATATAGGAATTACTAAGAAAGCTTGTAAATTGGTagcaaaataaagagaagacAAGCCAGAGGATTTAAAGAAGATAAGTAATTTAAGAAATTTGTTTGTAGTTTAAACAGGTAAGACTGTAATAATGAAAATCACAAGAAGCATTGCTATCTGCTACGTGAACTGGGAGTTCAGTGAACAAGGAAATCCCTGTGCATTAACTctaaaaaatacagagaatgtgGAAGTCAGGTGGGAGGAAAAAGCTCATGTAAACTGTGGTTGTGCAATAAGAAGAATATAATTTcaagctgttctgcagctgaacTTAAGCATACAGCTAGACATCCTTCAAAAATAAGTAACGTTCCTCACATGCAACAAGCTCTAGAAACCAAAAgatttaaattgaaagaaacagctgcatcttttttaaagatggaaaagatgTAAGGTAACAAATACAGCTAACTAAAataatgtgtttatttgttCTTCCATTAGAAGGAAACACAAATCAATCATtaaaagtcagtggaaaaaaaaagctcctaGAGTCAAGCTTTTCTTAAGAAGGCATGTATTATATTCATGAAAAGACAGCATTGAATAACTACATAAAACGTTACAGTAGACAACATTCATGATGACTGTGGCCTACGCACTTTCTTGGCTGTTTGCTTTGGTGTTTTGGAAGATTTCTTGGATGACTGTACTACTTTGCCAGCTTTGTGTGTAGCAAAAGACTTTGCTTCAGGCTTTTTAGGAGTCTTTTCCAGCTCTTTTATTGCTTCCTTTGCCATGATGAGGtgcatgggttttttttgtttcggTGACATCTGCAAGTCTGCCTGCTCTTCTGTaacttcctgttttatttttgaagtttctggagcaagaaattgtttctttctcttaccaagggttgcttttgttttattgccCAAATTGTCACCTTTTTCTGGACTTCGACTTGGTTCCACTTTCTGTAATTAAGACACACAAAACACATTACCGtttcaaataaatacttttactgtttttgaagaagagatatttaaaaaaaaacattataaatgaaaaatgcattctaTCGATTACACAGTTCCTTACCCCAAACGATTTTGCTCATCTATCTGGCCAGAAGTAGAAGGCAAAACACAAATACATCTgtgtttatataaaaatatgaaatataaatatagtTACGAAGTAAATAAATGGAAGAGATACAAGGATGTTCACCCTCTTGGCTAACCAAGTCACCAAACTACTACTCCGCTGGCAGAGCTGAAATCGTACGTATGCTTGCTACGTGTCTGGGGGCTTATTATATTTGATAGACACTGCTCTTATTCAAAATTCAGCCACACGCACACACAGACCAACTATACTTTGTGTGCGCACTAAGCATAGTATTCCCTGGAGATCAACAGATATTCCCAAATGACCCTCATGAAAGGTCTGCTATCATCAGAACAATTCATCGAACTCAACTCCAGCTGTAACCATTGCAGGGCTCTGGCAATCACATCACATTAACTGATCTAGGccagcagcgtgacagcagctTGAAGCAaactgtacaatttttttttgttgggcTGTACATAATCTTAGTAGTTCAGATAACTATTAAGGCTATGCTCCAATCACAAATGTAATTTAACTGAGTTGAATTTAGAAGCCTTGCAGTTTTATTCATCCATTTTCTCTCCACTAGGTATTTCTTAGACAGATGTACTGAGAATTTGGTTGTTTTGCAGGCATGTTAGTGATATAGTCCTCATTACCTCCAATATTCACAACAGTAAATATGTACACTATTTCACTGCAAGCTGCTCTCATTGTATACTATATATCATTAATGTTGCACATTACTATTCTAGAGAAGgtgttatttgtttttccaagttCTTCACTACAGGTAGAtgatacaattaaaaaaaatcttgaaataaattttgaatTAATCAAATTAttgatttaatttcttaaagGATCAAGCGCCTCTTCAATCATTTTTAACCCTTCTTCTGACTTCAGACCTATTAGATAAGCTAAACAAAATAGCTGCTAtcaggaaaagacagaagaagaaacactGGCTTTCTTTctaagaggaaataaaaacaaagaaagcatcCCCCCTCAATTAACTCAGCTCTTGCTTTCATGTTATTCTAAGTGTGTTTAAACACATTGTTCCTTTGTGCCACAAATTATTTACATGGTATAAAATACTTAGTTTTAACTAAAATGTTTAATAATACTGAGAAACTCACAATTACCTTTAGCTCAGTTATTTGCATAGGCACCAGTTGTGGAATTTCTTCATCATCAGCATGTTCCTCCGGTTCTTGGActactttttcctttgtcaCAAGCTCTTgggtagcagcagcagcagccgccttGTTTTCAGTTCTCGTGGTATTTTGACTTGAATTCACCTTTTTAGCTGccttctttgatttctttttcttttccttctagaATTAATTTGAAGTACAACTCAGACAAATCCCCACATTTCTAAAcattaacaattattttaatatgtttaaaaGTAAGACAGTCTAATAACAAATTGAAATGTTGTTCAACAGACCTCCACTGGTCAACCAGTaagtaaaatatgaaaaaatgtgttaCTTTCAGCATAGGGGAAGCTCACAAATAAATGATATTACCGTAAACAGTATTTAAGATGTATACATGTGCTAAtaattcattttagaaatggGAACGTAATAGGCAGAACTTAGTACAAAGgaatagctatttttttttttaatgaagtccTCCCTATCCATCCTCTAGAAAATAAGATACAAATATTTAAGCGTGGGAATTATTCACATGCCACAATGGACACACAATCTAAGTCCATGTATATATTAATGGATATAGCTGCAGTAGGCAAATATGAATAAGCAAATATGAATTCAAGCAAAAGTTCTGAGAATCAGTGTCAGTTGAGTTTACAGTTCAAGACTAGGAACTCTTAGCTTATTTCCAGTTTGGTTTATAACCTGTTGGGGAGTTTCAATGATTTCTTGCTACTGTGTATTGGAAATGCTCGTAGTCAGGAGTGCCTAACCCATTTGTAGCCATACTTGCCTCTAATCCACTGCTCAGATTTGTAAATCCAACACATTAGATCTACATTGCATAAAAAGAAGCCAAGGAACTAGTGACTCCAATGTAGTTTTATGGGAAGTTTGACTTTTTGTAAAATTTTtacctctccttcctttttattGACATTTGGCTCTTTGTCAAGCTCATCTAAGTTGGAAATACGTGCAGTAAAAATTGGAAGCGCAACTGATTTAAGCGTCTTGAGGTGAAgaactttcacatttttccaactctgcaaaaataaaacaatgtcTATTATGTAAGAACTATCACAGCTTCAGCTACATTGTTCATAATTCGAAGCAATGAATCACCAGTACCTTTGGTAACTTCTTAGCAATCACCTCAGCTGCTGCAATGATGTTATCTAGTATCTCATCAGCTTTCATTCCAGTGTGGCCTATACACATTGTACTGGAAGTAGAAAAGAGTAATATTTATAGATGGGCAGGTAAAAATACTAAGTTATTTATTCTGAAGTATACCCCAAAATGAAACAAGCCCACTTATCTGCAATTATCTTAGCCTTCACACAGAATGGCTGACTACTACAGAAATCTTTTGTAGTAACAGTCAGAACAATTACTAATGTAATTAGTATGAAATTAGAAATGTACTAAGACTTTTACATAATGAAATGCGATTCCTGCCTTATTATTGACAAGGTAGATTTAGGTTTAGATCATTTTAGATgcacaacaaatgaaaaaaaaaaaacaaaaaaacctcgTACACTATTTTAGGAGGAGTTTTCAGCCATTTAAACagtaattatcttttttttttttttttttaaagaccatACATGCTACTTGTCAGTGATAGTTACCTAGAAATTCCTTAgctatacagaaaaaaaaaccctttacAGTACAACTTCGTAGTAAATAGAATTACTATTCTCTCTATACAACTTAAGGTTCAAAATGACCCATACCTAGAATGCTCACCCTTCACCCATTATTTGAGTTAATGGAATAAACAACTCAGAATTCCTACAGTTAAGGTATAATAGCTCTTCATGTAGAGTATTAAGCTGCTCATACTTACTAACAGCACCCTTTGTTGGTAACCCGTAGTACTGTACCCTGAATATGCTTTTGTAGCTCCTTAGCAAGATTTTTGGCTTTCAAGTTTACAGATAAAGGTgccctaaaaagaaaaaagtggagggaaaaaaaaagtttaggaaaaaaaaaaatcaagcaaactAGCAAACCTTCAGTAGAATAatcaaatctttaaaaaataataattcaaaatagATATACAGAATTTTAGGaccaactttttcttttcatagaagTGTTTTCCTAGATGTGAGGGCAAAAGCCTTCTGATTCGGTCATCAGACAGAAAGAGATCAAATCTGTTCAGGAGGCGACGCTTTGCTTCAAAGGGTTTATACTCTTTTTTGAGAGTTTTGTAGGAGATGACCTGCAACAAAAATGACAGCTTAGTCCCCACTGTTGAAAACACAGCATTGAATACTTCTTATAACTGCACATAATTAACTTGCATAACTGTTAGTTAAGACatgttgctttaaaatgttgaagacaatcaacagaaaaaggacacaccggttttcattttttaagaatcAGACAATACAGATCCCCTGCACAGCATCACCGAACAGAACTAGAACACATAACAACATCTAAAGTAAGATAAATACAGagatagaaaatatttcctgctttATTGTGAGTTGCATAAGTGATCCAACCCAGCTGCAAAGGGCTTGAATATTCTTCTGCACTGTGAataagtaaaactgaaaaagttCAAATCAAATACTGAGCATTTATCTAACAATTACACCTAAGTGTTACAGATATAATCTTAAATTATTCTGAATAAATTTTGTAGTTTGGAAAATGAACAGTTTGAATAGTCAGAAGAAGTTTCTGCAAGATTGTTAACACGGAACCACTGAATTTAGAATAttaaatagcaggaaaaaaacaattttccttttcactggtacaagaaagacacagtgATGCTGTGCTGCATCATCATCTCTCTCTTACCTGGCTAACACTCGTGATCCCATTCTGGGTTAGAAGTTTCCTGTAAAGACTTTCCGTCTGCTCTGCAGACAGATCTGGTTCATCCTTTGTGAACAGGCACACCTCAGCTGTTTCTGCTCGAACGCCATGGGGCAGTGGTCTACAATAAGAACATGAGACGGAAAGGAGGCAGAAGTGTTTTGCAGAACTAGGTCTAcactgctgtgggcaggcagTGCTCGGACCCGGCCCGGGAGGTGTCAGGATGGGGCCGCCGCGCTCAGCTCCTCCAAGCCTGCAATCTGCGCAGCGCTCCTTCCCGACCCAAAGGACACGAGCACTCCCGCAACCTCCGGGCCAAAAGCCGGCTTCTTACATTTTGATTACTTGTGCCACGCGCGGGATCTTCCAGACCGTCACCAGGAGGTGCACGCTCTCGTTCTCGTTAAGAAGCAGCGCATCTCCCTTAGCCTTGCTTCTCGCGAAAGCCAGGAGGGCCTCCACCGCCTTCCTCACCTGCAACGACAGTAACAGCCAAAgtagaggagaggagaggagaggagaccCGACCCGGCCCGCCACCACTCAGCACCTGCCCGCGCCGCAGCTTCTGCTGCCCCTTCGCCATGGCTCCACCAGCACACGTGCGGCGGCCGCGCCTGCGCACTGCCGCCTTCCGGGGCACGACTGTGGCCTGCCCGCCCCTTCCGCAGGCAGTGACCTTCC comes from Numida meleagris isolate 19003 breed g44 Domestic line chromosome 13, NumMel1.0, whole genome shotgun sequence and encodes:
- the RSL1D1 gene encoding ribosomal L1 domain-containing protein 1, which codes for MKTANKQHTTNTGSPSSSGTDTTHTHQPTSRRKVTACGRGGQATVVPRKAAVRRRGRRTCAGGAMAKGQQKLRRGQVRKAVEALLAFARSKAKGDALLLNENESVHLLVTVWKIPRVAQVIKIPLPHGVRAETAEVCLFTKDEPDLSAEQTESLYRKLLTQNGITSVSQVISYKTLKKEYKPFEAKRRLLNRFDLFLSDDRIRRLLPSHLGKHFYEKKKAPLSVNLKAKNLAKELQKHIQGTVLRVTNKGCCYTMCIGHTGMKADEILDNIIAAAEVIAKKLPKSWKNVKVLHLKTLKSVALPIFTARISNLDELDKEPNVNKKEGEKEKKKKSKKAAKKVNSSQNTTRTENKAAAAAATQELVTKEKVVQEPEEHADDEEIPQLVPMQITELKKVEPSRSPEKGDNLGNKTKATLGKRKKQFLAPETSKIKQEVTEEQADLQMSPKQKKPMHLIMAKEAIKELEKTPKKPEAKSFATHKAGKVVQSSKKSSKTPKQTAKKVRRPQSS